The Candidatus Peregrinibacteria bacterium genome includes a window with the following:
- a CDS encoding IS30 family transposase: protein KVSEEKIYAVQEKLNDRPRKSLRYRTPNEVISDLL, encoded by the coding sequence CAAAGTATCAGAAGAAAAAATCTATGCAGTACAAGAAAAACTCAACGACAGACCAAGAAAATCACTTCGATATCGTACTCCAAATGAAGTCATTTCTGATCTCCTCTAG